ctcgaaatgtcaactttaatctcgaaatttccactttaatcacgtagtttattttgtcattaaagtagaacatcataaacttcatcttaaaatcgtttaatttgctagtttctcaaatcccatcgtaactaaagtagcacattaaatgtttcattttgtatttgtccttctatgtgtgtgaatcactacgtgcatcttaaacagactttctcttcctctgacaggacacagaatccattacattcgtgatattacagctctctgaataatttaaatactgaaatgtatacttgatatcactttcatgatgataggaggtaaagcatgttattaaacatgggaacatagcggcacagtgatagtgacgagctggcgcctcgtccagagattgttcctgcctcctgcaagatgcttgctccacgaccttcgatgaaatcatttattgcagcagtactgtctctttcaaatatactaacccacaattcctgtccttccttttctttctccaagtaaccaattacCACAGAAACAGCTCTGCAATAaccgttaagccatctgtaagcttagaacgccgattcttcaaaagttttaaggaacattgaaatatcttcgtagtacatgtaattattctatccatctatccttacaGTGTCTTGTTAACCCCAGTATGAATACAGCGCagggcagaaacaatccctgaacgggatgccagctcgtcgctaccgctgtccaccgtgtcctcacatgtttaattattaacaatataggttatttaaatgatgttaacattttatctgtataatgcaataaacatattttgctgcatttcatcttaaaaatgatatcatcatcatatgtaaatatgcactttataaagtggctcaggttgcgcaatattataactgtaatgcaagtttacagtgaggtaattgtacttataagtacaaacagttctacaaggagcacttgatggacagattgagtgcatttatagttcttgggatgaaactgtttctgaactgtgaggtccgtacaggaaagactctgaagcgtttgccgtatgagagcagttcaaatagagcatggctgaggcagtgtgtgcttgatgctgtataccgataattctctttcagatcagctgctgtagagctgtgattccacactcgggtacagtgatataaatacttgagagtaacaacgctaaagcagccatggtatttggaatagtttggctattccgtggaccattatactgttagagtttaattacaatcaaatgccttaaattaataaacaatatgtggttaatttcagtgtatttgataaagctgtgtcggggatatggatctaaaaaacaaagcaatcacaCACTAGGCCTGGCTATTATTTTAGGCTTCTTTGGGCTTGTCTGATAGGTTGGTGAACTTCACAGATTTTGCTGTCTTCCCATATTCTATGTCCTCGCTCCCTCTTCTCCAGTAAGCTTTTACTAGTCCAATAAACCATACCATAGGATGATTCATTTGTCCTATAGGTTATTGGAGGAACTTTTACAAACTTTCACCCAGAGTACCCtgatctcttttgtctttttgtcgttccactttattacacatattttatggacttatttgttgtgatttctttgtatgtgtggattacttgggttgttacccaACATCTCCTGAATTCATGTCAATAGCTCCATTAGAAATATACTTACTGAAAATAAAGTTGACGTGTTCAATACTTCTTTTCCCTGCTGTACAGCCagagagaaggctcaggagtagtGGTAtcatggtggccctgcctcccGGGGCTCCACCTACAAAGATCAAGGAATAGCTGAACATTTAAACAGACAGAACATAATGTGACATAATGTCTACGCCTCTAGAGGGCAtagcagccactcaacccgacacagacagacactagaggcacacttataaaagtccacgctctttattttcttttcagtgcAGCACACAGTgcaaaaagcaccacaaatagctCCCAATTACTCAGCacttttcctttccttcttcagtgccgcctccattcctctctcgcaagctcgtcctctgccacccgactccggctccgggatgtgctccaggtgctcccagatgaccttcctgcagcactttttTCTGtggaagcactcccaggtgtacctggttcctgttctggcagcacttacTGGTGTGACAAAAGTGTTGCAGTGCAGTCCATGGTTCCGGAACCATCCTGGCGCTTCTAAGCTCCGTGGCCCCCATTCAATCCtgaggggctgccctcttgcatcccgGGGATGGacttgcccctctcctggtcccctgcttctcctggCCTCCCGGTGGGCAACGTCacattaatctataataataaaaggcaaagccctcactgactgactcactcactgactgactgactgactgactcatcactaattctccaacttcccgtgtaggtggaaggctgaaatttggcaggctcattccttacagcttacttacaaaagttaggcaggtttcatttcgaaattcaaagcgtaatggtcataactggaacatattttttgtccatacactgtaatggaggaggcggagtcacgtatcgcgtcatcacgcctcctacgtaatcacgtgaactaaaaacaaggaagagatttacagcacgagtcacacgcgggaacgaaggtaaatgacgttaatttttgactgtcttttaatactgtgtaagcatacatattaacacatgtgcaattaaacgtgtgcatttacggggtgatttctcaggcttaaaagctcaccttttatcaaacgcgggaacaaaggtaactgacgttgttcactgtcttttaatactgtgtaaccatacatattaacacatgtgcaattaaacgtgtgcatttacggggtgatttctcaggcttaaaagctcgccttttattaaaaaggtaaatgcaaaactattttcaatcagtttattgaaacgctcccgttaaggattgcaataacatattcgcgagataaaagaacgaagtagggggaaatggaggaagagccggaaacagcaaagagcaaaaaattaattaaacaattgagaacggagcgagtgaagcatacaagcatgttcataagggaaacaaagcacggtgtaaaacgtaagtttaaattaagtttatagaaacgctcccgctgcggattgcaataacatattcgcgagataaaagtttaatgagaagacacgaggtataaacgaaccacacgccgtggcgcaacgttaggggcaacagtttcaaccattctatgatctgcttctcgcaactgaaagacggcacatggcggatgttagccgacttgctgaccgcaacgttaggggcttcaactatggcgctgacgccacatctcagtgccaacactttgcagactctacttaaaagacacgccctcctcactggacagttaaaaagaccaatcaaactaatgatgacatcaagtattacccaatcaaaagtaggaaaggaggcatcttcataaaatgcgtgtgggatgatttgcatgacacgctgctttaaaaaaaaaatgataaaaaaaatacgggataaatcccgtccagtattgattcaaaacgggacgcgcaatttcattctcaaacgcggcacgattccgtattttaaaggacgggtggcaaccctacagtgccaggtaaccacccatacaatcagattgtgattcagactaggaatgcaatgaatgtaattaccccgatctacatacaaggcgaaagtcttgcaacattcaaagatgatggttttggGATAATTAggacttattaagtacaccatggaacataaaagagcttatgaagccttgaaccgaaaaaagcaagatctcagagatcgtaaaaaaaaaaaaggaggtaatgtcgttttactcgctgtacattttagtcaaacattaccagttgttccacgagggagaccagcagatgaactcaacgcgtgtttaaaatccatgcttctcccacgctcggttatatgtcacgtgttctccggtaggtacaccaaaaaatgtatacatttaagcatgtaatgggcaaacaaaaaatgaggtatacccgaaggcactgcagtagtactcaatgtaactttacttcttaaatgttaatgttttactgtttaataatttatacgcttcttatatattgttcaaattcttttatcaaaataccagtgacagcgcaatgcacgataacatagagtgaatacaccatacgcatctgcccacggccgccctggtgtgcgcagataggagttgattctaaaataaaataaacataaaaagagtaatacaatcatcacctataaagcggatagcagacgtgacgtattatatgtgtaccacatttcaagtcaataggtgaaacggtttgcaagctacaggtgatttaaaatcctggacagaccaacgaaaagccacggtagcaaattatagaagaacattttactgtttaataatttatatttatatgaaatgtgcttcttatatattacttcatattctcatatgataatgatgttaatgttgtttatattgatttctatgttattgtaagtgcatctatgtgtgtatatgtatgtatatatgtatgtatgtgtatatatatatatatatatatatatatatatatatatatatatatataaaaaatatatatatctaaaaaatatatatataaaaaatatatgtgtatatgtatatataatatatctgtatatgtgtgtatatgtgtgtgtatatgtgtatatgtatatatatatgacagcaacactcataacaatgacaacacaattacattgacaatcatgttacgttatttttaaaatgtttcctttactttttcataacctctttaacacactacttctccgctgcgaagcgcgggtattttgctagttatccatattactaaccgagaatggtaaaccggaaggcacggacccaggtacacggcgatggacgcaggagacatagtgaaCAGGCGGcgacagcgcgcgtctcataaaccgccagcgaagtgtgatccaccgcgcacgaaggagtcaccgctcaaaaatgaaagagctcttgacgtgaatgagaaatgaagcaccaatgcgcccatagctaacgactaccgacacggacacacaaaaaagaggattctgcgctgcagcccagattcaaacggaagaggctacggaggccccacaggtccacaaagatagtacggaaggcgcaggcgtcaccgccatattgtgagtggcactactgcagagtgaagttaggaataatgtgctgcttgggattgtacaaaacagctcgactaacggagctacaaacacgagcccgcatggataaagaaaataaacgtgggTGCCTactacgcgcgtctgaaaccgcggaagcaaaactgtctcggctccagaaccaaacagctcgactaacagagctacaaaaacgcgccagcatggacaaatacaatgaacataggtgcctacaacgcgcatctgaaactgtggaagcaaagcaggcacggggggttggtgagcgaagcgagcagggggcgaagccccctagtacaattacaaatgaaaccaatagaaataacaaatgaacatgaaaaaaataatagcaaaaataaaacaaaatgcacatcAATTGCAGCTGATACATAACATTGTGTATTTGTGAgttcaaatgtataaaatgattTACTTCTCCCTTGTATTTTGGATCTTCTTGCACGTCAGATTGTTATGATAACGTAATGAATGAATATCAGCTCTTATTCAATTACCTTCCATTGTCTTGCAGGTCTTGGCTGTGATCTAAAATTGCAGTCATGGCACCAAAAAAGAAGAGCGTCAAGAAGAATAAAGCGGACATCAATGAGATGACAATCATTGTTGAGGACGGTCCTTTGAGCAAACTAAATGGGCTTAACACACTCTTAGATGGGGGAAATGGCTTCAGCTGCATCTCCACAGAAGTTAGCGACACATCCTATGGGCCAAACTTCATGGATGGCCTCAGCAAAATGAGGCAAGAAGGCTTCCTGTGCGACTTAACAGTCGCCACCAAAACAAAATCTTTTAGCGTTCACAAAGTGGTGATGGCTTCCTGCAGTGAGTATGTTCATAATGTGCTAAAGAAGGATCCCTCCAGTCAGAAACTGGACCTCAATGATGTCTCCCCTGTTGGTCTGGCTACAGTTATTACGTACGCCTACTCTGGCAAGCTTACCTTGTCACTGTACACCATCGGCAGTATCATTTCAACTGCTATCTTTCTTCAAATCCATAGCTTGGTAAAAATGTGCTGTGATTTTTTGATACAGGAAATCAGTGTGGAGAATTGCATGTACGTGGCAAACATTGCAGATACCTATGGACTTAAAAACACCAAAGAGGCAGCCCAGAAGTTCATCAGGGACAATTTTATCGAGTTTTCCGAAACTGAGCAGTTCTTGAAACTCACCTATGAGCAGATCAATGATTTCCTCCAAGACGACGCTCTACACTTGCCTTCAGAAATCACAGCATTCCAAATAGCAATGAAATGGCTGGATTTTGACGCAAAAAGGGAGAAGTACGCGGCTGACCTGCTGGCCAATATTCGCTTTGGCACAATCTCTGCGCAAGATTTGGTCAGCTTTGTCCAGAGCGCTCCGAGAATGATGCAGAACACGGAATGCCACAGACTTCTTGTTGATGCCATGAATTACCACCTGCTTCCATATCAGCAGAACTCCTTGCAGTCCAGAAGAACAAAAGTACGAGGTGCCCTCCAAGTCTTGGTCACCGTCGGTGGCCGTCCAGCATTGACAGAAAAGTCACTCAGTAGAGATGTTGTGTTCAGGGACCCAGAGAACAACTGGAGCAGACTGACTGAACTACCCGCCAAGAGTTTTAATCAGTGCGTTGCCGTCATGGATGGATTCCTTTACGTGGCAGGAGGTGAAGACCAGAACGATGCCAGGAACCAGGCCAAGCATGCCGTTGGTAATTTCTGCAGGTAACGTTTTCTTTTTGCTGACTTTTTGCTTTACAGGCTCAGTCTTGTGGGACTGCCATAGCTgctggtttttattccaaccaacttCACAAAAATGATTCCATACTTATTTTGAATTGATCTCATAATTTAGCTATGAGCCcacatatgaggtgagacacaaaaataaccagattggcaAAAATCTTtatgtataatacgctaccgtggctgtttgtatgtctgtccaggattttaaatcacctgtagctcacaaaccgtttgaccgattaacctgaaatttgctactcgtatactacgtgatgtctactatctgtttgcggggtgatgattgacctccaaagttattcctctttttatttttatttaattttattgtagaattaactatTGGCAGCAGCCAGCAAAGCAGCCGcatggcgcatgcgtacgggcgccattctcctccctcccacctttgccgtcacttacTCTACCTCTCCATATctcaaatcatttttgaggcagattgtagactgaagtgccagtttaagtgagaaattaaggaaaatgtactcagtaattgcaacacaaacacggacttaatcagttttaacgtgaaaagatgccgacggaagaagagaagaagcgggccgctcaGGTAGAGAAAAGACAAGCTGCTCAGTAAGCAGCAAAcgcgtcaacctctgagcaaacgaatgttaaacgtacagagaaagaaagaggaggaaaactctAAGTCatgtgtattcactccacgttatcctGCAGTGTGTCCTTAC
The sequence above is drawn from the Erpetoichthys calabaricus chromosome 15, fErpCal1.3, whole genome shotgun sequence genome and encodes:
- the klhl31 gene encoding kelch-like protein 31 produces the protein MAPKKKSVKKNKADINEMTIIVEDGPLSKLNGLNTLLDGGNGFSCISTEVSDTSYGPNFMDGLSKMRQEGFLCDLTVATKTKSFSVHKVVMASCSEYVHNVLKKDPSSQKLDLNDVSPVGLATVITYAYSGKLTLSLYTIGSIISTAIFLQIHSLVKMCCDFLIQEISVENCMYVANIADTYGLKNTKEAAQKFIRDNFIEFSETEQFLKLTYEQINDFLQDDALHLPSEITAFQIAMKWLDFDAKREKYAADLLANIRFGTISAQDLVSFVQSAPRMMQNTECHRLLVDAMNYHLLPYQQNSLQSRRTKVRGALQVLVTVGGRPALTEKSLSRDVVFRDPENNWSRLTELPAKSFNQCVAVMDGFLYVAGGEDQNDARNQAKHAVGNFCRYDPRFNTWIHLANMIQKRTHFSLSAFTGLLFAIGGRNSDGCQASVECYVPSSNQWQMKASLEVPRCCHASAVIDGKILVTGGYINNAYSRSVCCYDPSSDSWQDKASLSTPRGWHCAVSLGDRVYIMGGSQLGGRGERVDVLPVECYNPHTGQWSYSAPLLIGVSTAGAAVLHSKIYLLGGWNEIEKKYKKCIQCYNPTINEWTLEDELSEATVGISCCVITMPNRKTRESRASSVSSVPVSM